The Nematostella vectensis chromosome 11, jaNemVect1.1, whole genome shotgun sequence nucleotide sequence attaaaaatatataataataataataataataataataataataataataataataataatattgttgttgttgttattattattactattactattatcattattatgattattatgatgatgatgacgacaacTACTACTACCACTATTACCTCCCATGTTAACCAAAGCAGCTCGCTGTACATTTGGCAGCCATCCTTTCCATAAGCCACGGAACCCATACTTGTCAACAATGTTTCTGAATGCATGAAATGTGCCTCGGACACTAGAAATGGGATAAAAGCTTAGCTAATAATTACAAAGACTCATTAACATAAATTAATTTCCATCTGCCCCCTTTCTccctttcttttttcaattCAGTGACATACCGAGGGGGGCGTTTCTCTATCAGTACCCTACGACCCTCCATTTGCATCTGAACTTTGACGAGATCTGTAGGACTTGATATGAATTGACCCAGTGCACCCGCCGACATGCCACTGATTACTGACTTCCTGCAaacataggtcaacattaagCTAAACACAATTTGGTAATGACTTACATCGCATAGGTCAACATTGTTAGGCTAAACACAACTTGGTAATTACTTACAACACAAAGGTCAACATTGTTAAGCTAAACACAACTTTGTCATTACTTACAACACATACATCAACATAGTTAGGCTAAACACATCTTGGTAATTACTTACGAAAGTACATACAATTGTTAAGTTTTGTATACAACTGTTATGACCCGTGGAatcacagggggggggggggggggaaggggcaaAGGTGCATCAGCATATGGGCTCTCTCACCTCTGCTGAATGGGGTTTGGTTTCCCAGTCGAGACATGgattgtattttgctttttctcaGAAACCTTTTCTTAGCCATGTAATTTGACTTTTTGGAACAGATGTGAGCTTtctagaagcttgtgttcctcagTTTCAGGATGGGACAAGGATTTTAAGAATATGGTTTGTACTATATAAGTACTATTACAGTGAATGGTCACATGATTATTGCACCAGCACTACACTTTCATCTCACCATAAAGGAAACCTCCCATCAGGATCTCTCTTTAGCACATTATTACGAAGGAATTCATAAACAGTCATCCTAGATCCAGTATAAACTATAAATCAACAACACCATGGATTAGTGGATTGTGGATACCACAGCATTTGTGAGAGGAGCTTTAAAAGGTCTAGAAAATGAGCTTTGTGaggagtggggtggggtgtgtgtgggagtggggtggggtgtgtgtgtgtgggagggGGCGGTACTCACCGACATGCCTCATTATTGCAGGGGTAACTCCTTTCCATAAATTCTTAAGACCTTCTTCTTCAACTGGTGGCATGTAAAATAGCATTGTTAGTGTCTTTAGACTTTTAAGGGAGAGTCAGGACAAACAACAGCCACAACTGCTAAGAGGTACAGGCTTGCAAAGTAAAGGGTTAAAATAGAGGCAGCCCAATTATAGCATCTCGCTTGTGATAACACAATAAACATTACACATTTTCTGTGCTGGCAGTTTTACTGATCACACAATAGCTTGCTTTATACAGTACTTCTGGAATATACAGAATGTGCTTCTTTTAGCTAAATTCACTAGTGCTATCCCCCACTGTACTCTCTAATACCAGCAAACAGACTACCTTGATTACAGCTAATGACAACGAGTTCATTTTGTCTGATTGGATTTAAAAGTACAGGCTTCTCCAAGCCGGGAGCGAGAGTTTTCTCGCTACTCACGGGCTTCACACTCTGCAATCTTGAACCTGTATGACAATCATGTTGGTCTCACTAGGCTTCTCTGCAAGAAATGTCCTGTTTAACCCTGGTTCAGGCAGAATGAGCCCTCTCTAAGAGTAATTTCACTTACTGCTAGAATGAGCCCTCTCTTAGAGTAATTTCACTTACTGCTAGAATGAGCCCTCTCTAAGAGTAATTTCACTTACTGCTAGAATGAGCCCTCTCTAAGAGTAATTTCACTTACTGCTAGAATGAGCCCTCTCTAAGAGTAATTTCACTTACTGCTAGAATGAGCCCTCTCTAAGAGTAATTTCACTTACTGCTAGAATGAGCCCTCTCTAAGAGTAATTGCACTTACTGCTAGGATGAGCCCTCTCTAAGAGTAATTTCACTTACTGCTAGAATGAGCCCTCTCTAAGAGTAATTTCACTTACTGCTAGAATGAGCCCTCTCTAAGAGTAATTCCACTTACTGCTAGAATGAGCCCTCTCTAAGAGTAATTTCACTTACTGCTAGAATGAGCCCTCTCTAAGAGTAATTTCACTTACTGCTAGAATGAGCCCTCTCTAAGAGTAATTTCACTTACTGCTAGAATGAGCCCTCTCTAAGAGTAATTTCACTTACTGCTAGAATGAGCCCTCTCTAAGAGTAATTTCACTTACTGCTAGAAGTGTCAAATCGCGGGTTGGTTCAACTACTGAACTTTCATTGAATACAAGACCTGGTTTACTCAATGGAAGCCAATATGGTGCTAATAAATCTCAGTTGACGTTTACATGAACAATTTATTTGAATCGCTTGCAGAACTCCTGTATGTATTCTAAGTGAGTATCAGTAAGTCTTCTATTACACGGTACGAGTTCCCGTTTGTCAAATGGTTTGTCCCGGTCTGTTTGCAAACACTGTGTTCGCAGCTGTTCGCGAACATACGTCCACATGTTCGAGAGCGGTATTGTACTTGTAAGCCATCGTCCGTTGCCAGCTGGGCTATGCAACACAAGTCTGGGCTCCCCAGTCAATCGGGCTGCTAAAGCACTGTGAGAGAGTCCAATGCCATGCGATCAAGTTCATAATGCAGATGCCTTTACAGTGTGACACCAGCTATAAGACAAGGCTGCAGATGACCAACCTACTACCCCTCTTGTACTGGCATGAGTACCTAGACCttatattcttttttaaagCCATAAACAAACTTGTACATATTGACAGTGATGCTTTGCCTACCACTAGAAACTATTCTAGGGCCACCAGATCCTCTAACTTAACAAGCTACATTCCAAAGAAATGCAGAATTCTAACAAATCATATATTTTTGTGAGTGCTGCTGGCACTTATGACTTCTTCCCAGAAAATCCGAGACATGAAAATGTCACACTTAGCATGTACAGACGCATGTTGATGAGTTATTATACAGAAGCACTTTCTAATGTTTTTAATCTGGAGGATCCAAAGACCTGGAAGTCTGTGTGCCTCAAGTGTAATGAAGCATGTGGTCTCATCCTTGGGCCCATGTGCTGCTATTAAAttttaaatatgttttaatTTTGAGGGGAACAATGTTATTGGCCCAGTCTGTAATGGCTCCCCGGCCTGTGTTTcgtttttgtcaaataaaataaataaataaataaatgaatatgTGATTGTGCAATATGTTAAGATTAACAAGAATTGCCTTATAAAcagcagttttttttgtttatttagccTGCTCACCAGCTACCAAACCTTTAAAGCACATTTTATTCTCATTTTTAACTAGATATTTTTGGTGTGTGTTACTCTAACATGAGTAGCTATAGCTCTGTATACGCTATTAATTTATAGCTAAGAATTTGGGAGAATTTGTTTCCCAGCCTAAAATGAGAAACAATATTGATGTTTCATTTGAAAGATACTGTATGACTGTTATATTAACCCTACCATAGTGCATGTTTAATCAATACGCTACTGCTCAGTTTGCAACGGCTACAGCAAAGAATGGCTTGCATtttaaaacactttttttagttttcatGCTTGGGCAAATGCTATGGTAATTTTCTGAAAGAAATGCAATGAAAGTTGGGCATAGCCATTTAGTTGTATGAGATAACTAACATTTTTTCCATTGGTATTATGGGCTTTCTTGCAAAATTATGCAAGGTGAAGTAAAGCACCATTTATAGTTCGCTGGCAGGCATTTCTAGTAAATAGGAGTACTTACCAATTCCAGTAGCAGTTTTGATCATCCCACGATAAGCTACAGGTTGTGTGCTTGAAGAGGCGACCATTGATGCTCTCTCTCCCTGTATCTGCAGCCGAGTCTTGGTAATGTCCAAAGGAAATGTCACTAAAGTCACAATACATGTGAGCAAAGCTTATAAAATCCAATTAAGAGAAGCAATCAGAAAATGAGTCACTCAGGAACACTTCTCCCAAGTCTGcggggtagggtgggggcaATATAAAGCTAAAAAAGAATTTGGCTTGACCCGAGAGGTCGGACACCTTTCTTTCTATTCTGCCctgttttcaatataatttaTTCTACCAAATAAAAGAAGCTTTTGTGATGCAACTCACACGTTCTTACACCAAGTATAAAGAGCCAAGTATTGGCTACCTTTCCCCAATACTCTCCTTGGTACAGATGGGGAAAACCCTAATGTTTTGGTGAAGGAATTCAGCTTGTAGCCATCCAGTATTTTTATGCTGGAAACACTTCTAACAGAGATCAACtctaaactggaaaaaaacTTATTAAGTGGAAACGTCTTAGGGTCCTGACCCCGTACGCAATTCTGCTCAAGGTTAAACCAATCAGCTATCGAGCTATGATTTGGGGTTTGCATGGCGCAGATCTGCGTggtttgagccaatcagacaTTATAGATCTCGGTCACAtcaaggaggtgttgacatacaAAAACCAGACTACTCTGTATGACATAAATATCTGATTATTACATGTCAACAGAGGTCAAAGCCTTTGTtaattctcaaacaaaaggtaaaacaaaacctcTGAAAGTCTGAACGAAAACACCTTCTTTGACTAAATACAATAAGCTAAAAAGGAGCGACATTATTTCCACAGgtcttcttttattattatagtttctcaaattgatactttttgtgtttgatatgtgtatCATTTTTAGCTTACTTGAAGGGTGCTAATTTGGCGGGATTGTTTTGGCGCGTTAAGAACAGTGTCCTCAAATACTGGAACATCCTTCATGTATCTCCTCCTTAGAGTAAATCGATTAACTCCAATATAATGCCTTCCTTATTTTCGGAGTTTATGATATTTCTTTAAATACCTTGTATCCCAGAAGAGTCCTTGCATTATTTTCCAATTTCAACTGGAAGCTTGGCAAGCCTTAATTGGCCACGGCGGACTTGTTACTTTGCTTTCGTTGTAAATGTGCATGCAACCATACAAATATCCATCTTTGGTCGCTTAACAGTAAACTCGGAATGATCAAGCCGGCTTTAACGTGAGGCAAcgcgagttggagtgcttatcattgcaagtggtcacaagacacaaagcgcagtcctgcgcttgcattagccaataatgattattcacttcctttagCGCAGGACTGCACATGTATccgcgaatcccgtatttagcgtaaTATCTGAACCCACGTGAACTGCTACCTAGCAGAGCAGCTATGCCACTTGGTTTTTCTACTCagcttagtttcgtattttcaataaaaaatattgattaaaaataaacatgtcACTATATAGTTATGAAAGTGAAGCGAAACGGGAAAACTTGTTCTTAAGTCTTCTCCAACAAATCCAAGTTGAAACTCTTCCAATGTAGCCCTGCgctcgcattagccaataatgatacaagtattcacttcctgttgcgcaggactgctcatgtatcagcgaatcccgtatttagcgtgatatcggaacccatGTGAACTTCTACCTGGCGCAGAGCAGCTTATGCCCTTGCACctgccacttggttaatcAGTTTACAGATAATTGAGAAGTACTCTGGATATAGCGAcacgtttatttttaatcaatatgttcCGATGTTACGCTAAAtgcgggattcgctgatacatgagcagtcctgcgctaaaggaagtgaataatcattattggctaatgcaagcgcaggactgcactttgtgtcttgtgaccttgtgtcttgtgtcttgtgatGATAAGCACTCTAACTCGCATTGCCTCGCGTTATAGCCGGCTTGATTATTCCGAGTTTACTGTTAAGCGACCAAAGATGGATATTTGTATGGTTGCATGCGCATTTACAACGAAAGCAAAGTAACAAGTCCGCCGTGGCCAATTAAGGCTTGCCAAGCTTCCAGTTGAAATTGGAAAATAATGCAAGGACTCTTCTGGGATACAAGGTATTTAAAGAAATATCATAAACTCCGAAAATAAGGAAGGCATTATATTGGAGTTAATCGATTAACTCTAAGGAGGAGATACACGAAGGATGTTCCAGTATTTGAGGACACTGTTCTTAACGCGCCAAAACAATCCCGCCAAATTAGCACCCTTCAAGTAAGCTAAAAATGatacacatatcaaacacaaaaagtatcaatttgagaaactataataataaaagaagacCTGTGGAAATAATGTCGCTCCTTTTTAGCTTATTGTATTTAGTCAAAGGGAGGTGTTTTCGTTCAGACTTTCAgaggttttgttttaccttttgtttgaaaattaaCAAAGGCTTTGACCTCTGTTGACATgtaataaccagatatttatgtcatacagagtagtctggttattgtatgtcaacacctccttgaTGTGACGGAGATCTATAacgtctgattggctcaaactGCGCAGATCTGTGCCATGCAAACCCCAAATCATAGCTCGATAGCTGATTGGTTTAACCTTGAGCAGAACTGGGTACGGGGTCAGGACCCTAAGATGTTTCCActtaataagtttttttttccagtttagaGTTGATCTCTGTTTTCTACACATTCATGTGACAAAAACAAGGCAAATTCAAGTAATTTTCCAGTATATTTTTCACGCATTTCTGTAACAATCAAACAATATCATTGAGGCCTTCAAAGACTTTATCATAAACTCTTATACCTTCTCTAGAAATATACGAATAAGAACTTGGGCTGCTTGTGAATAAATTAAGGCAAAAGTAAAATATTTCCCTATATcaacaagaaataaaacatctCCCTGTGGATTATACAGCCTTGTTCAGGTTTCGATTTGAAATTATACACAAATTAATGATCCTTACCTAATCAAGAAACATAAACAAGTATTCAAGTCACTATACTACTAAATACGTTAACATATCGCGGAAATGCTCGACCGAGCTGTTTGAATTAATTATTAACCATGATGTTTATAATCCAATAACACAATTTTGTATTCAAAACAATCAATGTTTTCTAATGTCAAAGTAGAAATTCTCTGAACATCAATTTCGGGTTTAATTGATCGACTGCGTGAGTTCATCTCTACAACTTTCTTCTTGAAGTTTTAGACTTTTTAACAAAGATCTTGCATAACTAAGTTCACTCATTCGTGAACTGTTTGTTTCTGTTGTGTAAGAAACGGTTAGAAGCTATCCCCTAGGGACGACTCGACTTAAGAACACcacaaaaaatacaaagagAGTGACGCTACGCATTGCGAAAGGACCTGGAAAACCAAAACTTTTTGCGTGTTTGTATTCGGAGCAAAGGTCAAAGTGACGACTATTTGCGTGTTGCAAGCCACGCAAGGAAGAACGAAAACTCTAGACGATCCAGCGTCGTATGGGAATATTTCGTGAGCTTGGGATAAAACAATTCATTTATAACAAATACCTGTTTCTGCAACTGTAGCAGCTGCCGAGGAGAAGCCGAATTTTCGCAAAAATCCGTTCCTTTCGGCGGCCATGACTCACGACGAACGTGCCAGTGTTTGTGTGTCGTGTGGAGAACCGCTGGAGTGTATGGCATTGCGGGCGCGGGGGGAGGATTGGGGGAGGGGCGATTACGTAAGAAAGCAGAAAAACAGTCTTTTTGAAGTCTAAAAGACGGAAAACATAAGTCCCTAGGCCTGTACTTTGCAACTTTGAGAGATAATTCTAAGAGGAGAGTACACAAGGAAAGCCCCCAAGTCATAGCAAGCTGTCTgagtatataaaaaatatagtgAGGTGTATTTGGAATCGTATTTGGAATTTTCTATCGGAGCATTTTTGTTTATCGCCAGGGTTTGTTATATGCCCCCTTTAACGAGTTCCTCGCTAAATATGTATATAGGGGTCTTAGAGGGCGAAAGTAAACTGTAtggttttgtaaaataaacagATTGCTTCGTTATTTGTCCGTCTCCGGCCGAGCCCTTTCCGATTACTTTTCGGGACCTCATCGGCTACCTGTTACAAGGCAGGTCGTTTGTCCCTCCTCTCGACCTCCTTGGCTTGTAATCATGTCATGTTTTGATAACAAAAGTCACAAAATGAAGGTCAACGACCTGTTCCCAACACTGACAGATTTTGTAAAAGGTGCGTAGAAGCtggattattttaattttagtgAAATTCTTGGCGCTCCTGGGTATATGATAATACAACACTTAGACGGCTGCTTCTCTATTACTTTCACTCCTATGATTAATAAGTTAAAAGCCACAAGGTATTGAACATCAGTCAGAATCAAATAAATCTTGTGTAGAGTGAAATAATATCAGTAAATGGGCAGTTTTAGTGTCTGACCAAAACTATTTTGTGCAAAATTCTTATCCGGTGCGTTAAACTGCGACAAATTGAAATAACACATATTTTGTTCATATGTATTTTAGCGTCAAATCAGGACGTATTCGTTATTACTTGTTCGTTGTTCTTATTGATGGGTtaattttgtttaatttgGAGAGGCCATAGTTTTAGAACCAAATGGCCCTCGTTTTAAACAGGTAAAGCTCAAACCTGTGGCTTGATTTAAGAGCCTAAAAGCTCAGCGCTTGATTCAACAAGAagacatttttctgttgtCATTTGTAATTCTTTCATTTATGTTTAATTCTTCTGGAAATTTCCTGATTTTCTTCGCAAAGGCTGCATCGAACAACAAGGCGTCTCCAGAATGTTGAGGCCTAGTAGCCTAGTAGCCTCctagccccctcccccccccaaaaaaaaattgtctagCAGCTACTAACTGGATCGTGTTTTTTAGGATAATTACACATCCTGGAGCCAAGAGGAACCAGACGAAAAACACCAACATCTGATAATTAGAGAAAAGAACAaaatttgtagaaaaaaaggaactttCTGAAAAAAGCTGTAGTGGGGGGAAAGGAAACGCTGTCATCTAGAGCGTTCATTCGAGCGGGGAGCTGGGTTCTAGCAAATTTGTGCATTTTGATAAACACGATGAGCCTGGAGGAAAAAAATCGATCGAAAGATTCGAAATCCCCCAATCCCGAGTCCGAGGATTCTAGTTCGGATACTTCACTGTACCGTCGCTTCGAGTCGTGTTTCAGCGGTATTACGGTTGAGCCGGTGATCTTTTGCTACGCATTCGGTATTATTTTGCACGTTCCCGTGATTCAACAGTACATCCACCAGCGGCTGAGTGAGGGCAAAGGCCTGACTTACGAATACAACAACACAGACAGCCGCACAACCTGCGAACCCATACAGATGGCGAATTCCAGCGAAGAGACATTAGAACTCCAAAAGGAGGTACAAGCCGAAGCCTCCTACATGCAGATGGGCCTAGTCCTCTCGGTCAGCACCCCGTCGCTCTTGGTCGCGCTCTTACTGGGAGCCTGGTCCGATCGGGCAGGGCGCAGGCGTGCAATGGCAATGCCCATATTTGGTAGTGCTGTTGAGTCGGCGATTATTTTAGTTATTATGTACTTTGAGCTCCCTGTGACATTTTTGCTATTGGCTGAGATTATTAACGGTTCTTGTGGGTTTTTCCCTACGATGGTCCTCTCAGTCTTCTCTTACATTGCCGATATAACGGAGGAGTCCCAGCGTGCATTTCGGCTTGGGATACTCGAGGCCATCGCTTTCATCAGCGGAATGTTGAGCCACTTGACCAGCGGCTGGTGGATAAACAACCTCGGCTTCCGCGCTCCTTATTGGTTGCTTTTAATCCTGAACACGTTCGCCCTACTCTATGTGACATTTATACTTCCAGAATCACGAGCTAAACACGTGATGGAAAAGTCCAAAGTCCGCGTCCTCAGCCTGGACCACATCCGGGCCATCGTTATGATCTTCACAAAATCACGTGACCCCCAGCGCATGACAATTTTTATGGTGATCTCTGGCTTGATGATCGTCAGCTCGATTGGGTTCGGGAGCGTGTTTGTTCTGTACGCGCTCGATCGCCCATTGTGTTGTAATgcgattctgattggctattatcTTGGCTTGAGTTTCTTTGTACAGGCGGTCGGCGCGGTCCTGGGCCTAAAGTATCTGCGGTTATGCCTGTCGGAGACCGCGCTGATGCAGGTCGGAATGGTGTCAATCATCTCGTCACTTGTTGTCATGGCATTTGTTACTAGTAAGAAAACCTTGTTTGTAGGTAAGTCTCGTTCGTATGCCTGATGTTCATTGTCGAGAAATAAAGCTTTTCTTTATGTATGCAATTTTAAAACTTTGCTATGAAGCATCGTCCAAACAGCGCTTCTATTGCTAGAAAAGGCAGTGGCCCAGCAATGCTCTAGGCGTTCAAGTAACTCAGCCTTGTTTTGCCTCAGTCCCTTTTGTAGCGTGTCTAGGCGGGGTCCCGACTCCAACCATACGAGCAATGATGTCCAAGATGGTAGACGCCGATGGGCAAGGTGGGTCAAATACAGCGCCACGAGCCATTGCGTGCAGTGAGCATCGATGAAGGCCAATGATGCAGTTCCGGTACCGGGCACAAAGCACCCATTTCTATCGGCGAATTCAATATTAAAGATCTATGTTGCAAATATAAACAATATCAAATGATTGAGTGATTGACGTTTATTGGGTTAACAGTCAATTCGTCCACAAACCGATTCGTCCACAACCAACTCCTCCACAAGTTGAGTCAACTT carries:
- the LOC5504057 gene encoding mitochondrial uncoupling protein 4 produces the protein MAAERNGFLRKFGFSSAAATVAETVTFPLDITKTRLQIQGERASMVASSSTQPVAYRGMIKTATGIVEEEGLKNLWKGVTPAIMRHVVYTGSRMTVYEFLRNNVLKRDPDGRFPLWKSVISGMSAGALGQFISSPTDLVKVQMQMEGRRVLIEKRPPRVRGTFHAFRNIVDKYGFRGLWKGWLPNVQRAALVNMGDLTTYDTVKHNLLKHTRLEDNWIVHSMSSVCSGLVAATISTPADVIKTRIMNNPSGYQGAVECFMLAVHREGLLSLYKGWLPTWTRMAPWSLTFWLSYEEIRKLCGQSGF
- the LOC5504052 gene encoding proton-coupled folate transporter gives rise to the protein MSLEEKNRSKDSKSPNPESEDSSSDTSLYRRFESCFSGITVEPVIFCYAFGIILHVPVIQQYIHQRLSEGKGLTYEYNNTDSRTTCEPIQMANSSEETLELQKEVQAEASYMQMGLVLSVSTPSLLVALLLGAWSDRAGRRRAMAMPIFGSAVESAIILVIMYFELPVTFLLLAEIINGSCGFFPTMVLSVFSYIADITEESQRAFRLGILEAIAFISGMLSHLTSGWWINNLGFRAPYWLLLILNTFALLYVTFILPESRAKHVMEKSKVRVLSLDHIRAIVMIFTKSRDPQRMTIFMVISGLMIVSSIGFGSVFVLYALDRPLCCNAILIGYYLGLSFFVQAVGAVLGLKYLRLCLSETALMQVGMVSIISSLVVMAFVTSKKTLFVVPFVACLGGVPTPTIRAMMSKMVDADGQGALFAAVASLETLCTLLGALVFNSIYPYSIRIGLKGLSFMVMAWLMLIAFILIEFIRRREKNKETERKELVNEEDRHSDKE